In a single window of the Anguilla rostrata isolate EN2019 chromosome 4, ASM1855537v3, whole genome shotgun sequence genome:
- the otulina gene encoding OTU deubiquitinase with linear linkage specificity a, translating to MAWVKSVSVVSEDIFDEDGNDIILQHKEWNNNMSKRVKDGYRDGVDAGKEASLQRGFNIGYREGAEQMSVVGQLKGILSALQCWCQLQHPGSPAFFSVSHLLQDVSRHEEGLIERMKMSMGQQRPPPSVGEITEGVEDLGMEHSSTGCGGGGCSKEDCCREEQSPDGGPAALQAPCQGNTHPALSAGESMEQLLKSCMDLVVELGLPEELFGHLQQLSNL from the exons ATGGCTTGGGTAAAATCTGTTTCAGTTGTCAGCGAGGATATCTTTGACGAAGATGGAAATGATATTATTCTTCAGCATAAAGAGTGGAACAACAATATGTCGAAACGAGTAAAG GACGGCTACAGGGATGGTGTTGACGCAGGGAAGGAGGCATCACTGCAACGTGGTTTTAACATTGGTTATAGGGAGGGAGCGGAACAAATGTCCGTGGTTGGACAGTTGAAAGGAATCCTGAG TGCATTGCAGTGCTGGTGTCAGCTGCAGCATCCAGGCTCCCCGGCATTCTTCTCCGTCAGCCATCTCCTCCAGGATGTGTCCAGGCATGAGGAGGgtctgattgagaggatgaagaTGAGCATGGGGCAGCAGCGCCCTCCGCCCAGTGTCGGGGAGATCACAGAGGGCGTCGAGGACCTGGGGATGGAGCACAGCAGCACGGGGTGCGGGGGCGGCGGCTGCAGCAAGGAGGACTGTTGCAGGGAGGAGCAGTCGCCAGACGGAGGCCCCGCCGCGCTGCAAGCCCCCTGCCAGGGCAACACACACCCTGCCTTGAGTGCAGGGGAAAGCATGGAACAGTTATTGAAGAGCTGTATGGACTTGGTGGTGGAACTGGGCCTCCCAGAGGAGCTGTTTGGTCATTTGCAACAGCTGAGTAACCTATAG